A single Flavobacterium sp. 1 DNA region contains:
- a CDS encoding substrate-binding domain-containing protein, producing MVIKIDSVNTTNFMSRKLYILLVLITLCSCDSKEDNQKKIIIGFSQSISEEDSWRKSMDNTMMVEASLHPEIDLTISNANGSTKKQINDIEKMMENHLDVLIVAPYGSDSIVPVIEKASKNGIPVIIMDRKVNTSNYTAFLGADNVEVGHIAGKYIVSMSNARANILEIKATTDISPSVERSLGFKQIIDRYPNIKKISISAPNLEALNNNLSKVLDSMPKIDFVFAFNDNIALQAWEVAKKKSREKNIKFIGIDGLNDPNGGIQAVKDGKLTATILYPTGGSEAIKLAVKLANKEIVSKNNILNTTLIDSLNADIMSNQFDKISVQQSDIELQQNKIKEQEKKYSTQRNLLIVIIFFSLLIFGLAVFSLYSGIKLRSKKKELEKTNIKIVNQKDEIELYANKLKISNEAKIKFFTGLSHEFKTPLTLILSSIESLHDEFKNKSNTVKKDLDLMYNNSKRLLRLINQLLDFRKGENQNFAIKVSKINLWSFSKKIIKEFEREALRRNIKFDFTSNNKGLEVYIDQNLIDKVYYNLLSNSFKFTPDNGKIEVTIVEEKELGIVKIHFKDSGIGIPEKDLENVFIPFFKGSNNYKNGSGVGLNLSKSFMDLHQGSIEVKSNKGTHFTLTLKLGHNHFNGEEIIENSNDQNFENDYEYNYLDKTLNEVSSPLFDENKQTILIIEDNVEVLDFISSKLSENYNIFKCNGIDSIELVLATIPDVIICDLNLPEKNGFEICEIIKANFLTSHIPTIILTASDDYETNIKALEVGADLFLTKPFNLQVLRQAIKGLLFNREKLRYFYTNVKVETELKGFDLIEKKFLAKINQFIDKNIDDSSFSVEDLAALLNISRVQLYRKVKAVLGIGIGDYINNYRLEKAKVMLKTTSLNISEIAYSCGFASPNYFSTNFKSKYSISPKDFRNI from the coding sequence ATGGTAATCAAAATTGATTCTGTAAATACCACAAATTTTATGTCAAGAAAATTATATATATTATTAGTCTTAATAACATTGTGTTCCTGTGACTCAAAAGAAGATAATCAAAAAAAAATTATCATCGGATTTTCACAAAGTATCTCTGAAGAAGATAGTTGGAGAAAATCTATGGATAATACAATGATGGTCGAGGCTTCACTTCATCCAGAAATAGACTTAACTATTTCTAATGCAAATGGCAGTACAAAAAAGCAGATTAACGATATTGAAAAAATGATGGAAAATCATTTGGATGTTTTAATAGTAGCTCCATATGGTTCCGATTCTATAGTTCCAGTAATTGAAAAAGCCAGTAAAAATGGAATACCGGTAATCATAATGGATAGAAAAGTTAATACATCCAATTATACAGCATTTTTAGGGGCGGATAATGTTGAAGTTGGTCATATTGCAGGAAAATATATTGTTTCTATGTCTAATGCCCGTGCCAATATTCTTGAAATTAAGGCAACGACAGATATTTCACCTAGCGTTGAGAGAAGTTTAGGGTTTAAACAAATTATCGACCGATATCCGAACATTAAAAAAATAAGTATCAGTGCTCCTAATTTGGAAGCATTAAACAATAATTTAAGTAAGGTATTGGACAGTATGCCAAAAATAGATTTTGTTTTTGCTTTTAATGATAATATTGCACTTCAAGCATGGGAGGTAGCTAAGAAAAAAAGCAGGGAAAAAAATATAAAATTTATTGGAATAGACGGACTGAATGATCCAAATGGAGGAATACAGGCTGTTAAAGATGGTAAGCTAACGGCAACCATATTGTATCCAACAGGAGGCAGCGAGGCAATTAAGCTTGCAGTTAAGCTCGCCAATAAAGAAATAGTTTCTAAAAACAATATACTCAATACGACTTTAATTGATTCTCTGAATGCTGATATCATGAGTAATCAATTTGATAAAATTTCGGTTCAGCAATCCGATATTGAATTGCAGCAAAATAAAATTAAAGAACAAGAAAAAAAATATTCTACTCAAAGAAATCTTCTGATAGTCATTATTTTTTTTAGTTTATTAATTTTTGGGCTAGCTGTCTTTAGTTTATATTCTGGTATAAAACTGCGCAGTAAAAAGAAAGAATTAGAAAAAACGAATATTAAAATTGTAAATCAAAAAGATGAAATTGAATTATATGCTAATAAGTTAAAAATTAGTAATGAAGCTAAAATTAAGTTTTTTACGGGACTTTCTCATGAGTTTAAGACACCGTTAACCTTGATATTGAGTTCAATAGAATCCCTGCATGATGAGTTTAAAAATAAAAGTAATACGGTTAAAAAAGATTTAGATTTAATGTATAATAATTCTAAAAGATTGCTTCGGTTGATTAATCAGCTGCTTGATTTTAGAAAAGGTGAAAATCAAAACTTTGCTATAAAAGTTTCAAAAATAAATTTGTGGAGTTTTTCAAAAAAAATAATTAAAGAGTTTGAAAGAGAAGCCTTGAGAAGAAATATAAAATTTGATTTTACATCAAACAATAAAGGCTTAGAAGTATATATAGATCAAAATTTAATAGACAAGGTATATTATAATTTATTGTCCAATAGTTTTAAGTTTACTCCTGATAATGGTAAAATTGAGGTGACAATTGTAGAGGAGAAAGAGCTTGGGATTGTGAAAATACATTTTAAAGATTCTGGAATTGGAATACCTGAAAAGGATTTGGAAAATGTTTTTATCCCTTTTTTCAAAGGGTCAAATAATTATAAAAACGGTTCAGGTGTGGGACTAAATTTATCTAAAAGCTTTATGGATTTGCATCAAGGTTCAATTGAAGTTAAATCCAATAAAGGAACACATTTTACTTTAACCTTAAAATTAGGCCATAATCATTTTAATGGAGAAGAAATAATTGAAAATTCGAATGACCAAAATTTTGAAAATGATTATGAATATAATTACTTAGATAAAACATTAAATGAAGTAAGCTCCCCCTTGTTTGATGAAAATAAACAAACGATCTTAATCATAGAAGACAATGTAGAAGTTTTGGATTTTATTTCATCAAAGCTAAGTGAAAATTATAATATTTTTAAGTGCAATGGAATAGATTCAATTGAACTCGTATTAGCAACTATTCCAGATGTTATTATATGCGATTTAAATTTGCCTGAAAAAAATGGTTTTGAAATTTGTGAAATCATAAAAGCAAATTTTCTTACTTCGCATATTCCGACAATTATATTAACTGCTTCGGATGATTATGAAACCAATATTAAAGCTTTGGAAGTTGGGGCAGATTTATTTTTGACTAAACCTTTTAATTTACAGGTATTAAGGCAAGCAATAAAAGGTTTGTTATTTAATAGGGAAAAATTAAGATACTTTTATACGAATGTAAAAGTAGAAACTGAACTTAAAGGGTTTGATTTAATTGAAAAAAAATTTCTAGCAAAAATTAACCAGTTTATAGATAAAAATATTGATGATTCTTCATTCTCGGTTGAAGATCTTGCTGCTTTACTCAATATATCCAGGGTCCAATTGTATCGAAAAGTAAAAGCAGTATTGGGTATTGGTATTGGGGATTACATCAATAATTATAGGTTGGAGAAAGCAAAAGTAATGTTGAAAACGACATCTTTGAATATTTCTGAAATTGCTTATTCTTGTGGTTTTGCTTCTCCAAATTATTTTTCTACCAATTTTAAGAGCAAATATTCAATTTCTCCTAAGGACTTTAGGAATATTTAA
- a CDS encoding GH32 C-terminal domain-containing protein, with protein MKKYIIVLFASLAVFSCKTQKDPAPDPTPVPPPNPNAAKEILSFGFNESSGQSLDESITKSSFVINGPMNSAERIVGIEGNALRVNGFYGWATGNAKIAYPTSQACVTGWIAPSAFPVQRKDLDPITENTNAAIFSNVNTTNSSGVALGINHHGRVIGQFKVGTEVVQILSDQEIELKKWSFLTLNINAGQGIATLFLNGVKIKDITFKGGSLAWDNNATIYIGKESKNKTVAGFDTNGLTGAIDKVSVWDKNLTAAEILAQFNAMTPADPILKIPTERFANDIHRPKYHLMPSSAWTNESHGLIYIDNKYHIFSQRNFNGPYLEHINWGHYVSDDLVSWDEKTQVLWPQPGFDEVGIWSGHAVIKNGEPFIFYTGVNKSRAAIGLATSTAPYDVWKKNASPVITNAPTSFANADFRDPFVFQNGSEWYMMIGTGLRNGTSRGGLFLYKSTGGDFTQWSLQGTMLEGNPAVDGTGDFWEMPVYYNFGSKSIVLINKLPNANALYWSGSFNGSQFVRDNAVPERLDVINQLLSPSIGQDASGNLTAIGIIPDGVTSAKQKAQGWAHVFSLPRVWTLVNGKIKQVPHPNLLKLRGGVTNFSNVSFSQATSNVLNGASGSQYEITATMDPGTAAKVGFSLNKNAGTGEQTLIYYDYSTSSFVVDRSKSSILTDVPLSNQSTKFVLPAGNVNWRIFVDASVIEVFVNEELAFATRSFPSTANNTIDLYAQGGTANAIDLKIYNINGGGTASVSKGVKDKTEIMHPIVYPNPSNANFNMKFNKNGDALVFAYVFDINGFPLKKIESILNSENLVITWDGYSENGIKANEGVYIIKGFYNEEMFDAKLIVN; from the coding sequence ATGAAAAAGTATATAATTGTATTGTTTGCAAGCTTAGCAGTTTTTAGCTGTAAAACACAAAAAGATCCTGCACCGGACCCTACTCCAGTACCACCACCAAATCCAAATGCAGCTAAAGAAATACTTTCTTTTGGTTTTAATGAGAGTTCGGGACAATCATTAGACGAAAGCATAACTAAATCTAGCTTTGTTATAAACGGTCCCATGAATTCTGCCGAGAGAATTGTTGGCATAGAAGGAAACGCATTAAGAGTAAATGGGTTTTATGGCTGGGCAACCGGCAATGCAAAAATTGCTTATCCCACTAGCCAAGCATGCGTGACAGGTTGGATTGCGCCTTCCGCTTTTCCTGTTCAAAGAAAAGATTTGGATCCAATTACAGAAAATACTAATGCGGCTATTTTTTCAAATGTAAATACGACTAATAGTTCTGGTGTGGCATTAGGAATCAATCATCACGGCAGAGTTATTGGCCAATTTAAAGTTGGAACTGAAGTGGTTCAAATTCTTTCGGATCAAGAGATAGAATTAAAAAAATGGAGCTTTTTGACCTTAAATATAAATGCAGGTCAAGGAATTGCAACTTTATTTCTCAATGGTGTTAAAATAAAAGACATTACATTTAAAGGAGGCAGTCTTGCTTGGGATAATAATGCCACGATATATATTGGCAAGGAGTCAAAAAATAAAACAGTAGCGGGTTTTGATACTAACGGTCTGACAGGAGCTATAGATAAAGTTTCGGTTTGGGATAAAAATCTGACCGCTGCCGAAATTTTAGCGCAATTTAACGCAATGACTCCAGCCGATCCAATTTTAAAAATACCAACAGAACGATTTGCAAATGATATCCATAGGCCAAAGTATCATTTAATGCCTTCGTCTGCTTGGACTAATGAATCTCATGGTTTGATTTATATTGATAATAAATACCATATTTTCAGTCAAAGAAATTTTAATGGACCCTATTTGGAACATATCAATTGGGGACATTATGTAAGTGATGATCTTGTGAGCTGGGATGAGAAAACTCAAGTATTATGGCCACAGCCAGGATTTGATGAAGTAGGGATTTGGTCTGGTCATGCCGTAATTAAAAATGGAGAGCCATTTATTTTTTATACAGGAGTCAATAAATCTAGAGCTGCAATCGGACTTGCTACTTCGACTGCGCCTTACGATGTTTGGAAAAAGAACGCTAGTCCAGTTATAACCAATGCACCAACTTCATTTGCAAATGCAGATTTTAGGGATCCATTTGTATTTCAAAATGGTTCAGAGTGGTATATGATGATTGGGACTGGACTTAGAAACGGTACTTCAAGAGGCGGATTGTTTTTATACAAATCAACAGGCGGAGATTTTACACAATGGTCTTTACAAGGCACTATGCTGGAAGGAAACCCTGCGGTAGACGGAACTGGGGATTTTTGGGAAATGCCTGTTTATTATAATTTTGGCTCCAAATCAATTGTGTTAATCAATAAGCTTCCAAATGCAAATGCTCTATATTGGTCTGGCAGTTTTAATGGTTCTCAATTTGTAAGAGATAATGCAGTTCCAGAGCGACTAGATGTCATAAATCAGCTGTTGTCTCCTTCTATCGGTCAAGATGCCAGCGGTAATTTAACTGCAATTGGCATTATTCCTGATGGTGTAACCTCAGCCAAGCAAAAAGCTCAAGGCTGGGCTCATGTTTTTAGTCTGCCAAGAGTATGGACCCTTGTAAACGGTAAGATTAAACAAGTACCTCATCCTAATTTGCTGAAGTTAAGAGGGGGTGTTACTAATTTTTCTAATGTAAGTTTTAGTCAGGCTACTTCAAATGTATTAAATGGAGCTTCTGGTTCACAATATGAAATTACTGCAACAATGGATCCCGGCACTGCTGCTAAAGTTGGTTTTTCACTTAATAAAAATGCTGGCACAGGCGAGCAGACATTAATCTATTATGATTATTCTACCAGCAGTTTTGTTGTAGACAGAAGCAAATCATCCATACTGACAGATGTTCCGCTTTCCAATCAATCAACAAAATTTGTTTTGCCAGCAGGGAATGTGAATTGGAGGATTTTTGTTGATGCATCTGTAATTGAGGTGTTTGTAAATGAGGAATTGGCTTTTGCAACACGTTCATTTCCATCAACAGCAAATAATACAATAGATTTATATGCACAAGGCGGCACGGCTAATGCAATTGATTTGAAAATTTATAACATAAATGGCGGTGGCACAGCATCAGTCTCGAAGGGTGTAAAAGATAAAACAGAAATTATGCATCCTATTGTTTATCCAAATCCATCTAATGCTAATTTCAATATGAAATTCAATAAAAATGGAGATGCATTAGTTTTTGCTTATGTTTTTGATATAAATGGTTTTCCTTTAAAAAAAATAGAATCAATATTGAATTCTGAAAATCTAGTTATTACTTGGGATGGTTATTCAGAAAACGGTATTAAGGCAAATGAAGGCGTCTATATAATAAAGGGGTTTTATAATGAAGAAATGTTTGATGCCAAATTGATTGTAAATTAG
- a CDS encoding sugar porter family MFS transporter produces MNKKIMSWSIIAAFAGFLFGFDTVVISGADKTLQALWHSTDFFHGSVVMAMALWGTVIGAIFGGIPTNKLGRKKTLLLIGLLFATSALGTSLANSPWVFAFFRFVGGLGIGASTIAAPGYISEIAPAKDRGRLVGFYQFNIVLGILCAFLSNYLLSDIGENSWRWMLGIQVFPSLIYSFLVFGIPESPRWLLSESKIEEAKEVLQKVFSKDEINQFIEEVNNDNIATPSNENIFMKKYRVPLMLAFLMASFNQLSGINAFLYYAPRIFGEAGLGADVALLSSIGIGFINLIFTMVGVFLIDRLGRKILMYIGSIGYIISLSLVSMAFFFHWTGIFVPIFLFLFIASHAIGQGAVIWVFISEIFPNHLRSSGQSFGSTTHWVLAAIIPSLIPFLFSTIGAGVVFLFFAIMMVFQLVFVFVMMPETKGISLEKLSKILIKK; encoded by the coding sequence ATGAATAAAAAAATAATGAGTTGGTCAATCATTGCGGCATTCGCAGGGTTCCTGTTTGGGTTCGATACAGTAGTAATTTCTGGAGCAGATAAAACGTTACAGGCGTTATGGCATTCTACAGATTTTTTTCACGGCTCGGTAGTAATGGCTATGGCTTTATGGGGTACTGTTATTGGTGCTATTTTTGGAGGAATTCCAACAAATAAATTAGGAAGAAAAAAGACTTTGTTACTTATAGGATTACTTTTTGCTACTTCTGCACTAGGGACATCATTGGCTAACAGTCCATGGGTTTTTGCATTTTTTAGATTTGTTGGAGGTTTAGGAATTGGAGCTTCAACAATTGCAGCGCCGGGTTATATCTCTGAAATTGCTCCGGCTAAAGATAGAGGGCGTTTAGTTGGTTTTTACCAATTCAATATTGTACTAGGAATTCTTTGCGCTTTTTTATCTAATTATTTATTAAGTGATATTGGAGAGAACTCTTGGAGATGGATGTTGGGGATACAAGTTTTTCCTTCACTAATTTATTCGTTTTTGGTGTTCGGTATTCCGGAAAGTCCAAGATGGTTATTATCTGAGTCAAAAATAGAAGAAGCTAAAGAAGTTCTACAGAAAGTGTTTTCAAAAGATGAAATTAATCAATTCATTGAAGAGGTAAATAATGATAACATTGCAACTCCAAGTAATGAAAATATTTTCATGAAAAAATACAGAGTGCCTCTAATGTTAGCTTTCTTAATGGCTTCATTTAACCAATTGTCAGGTATAAATGCATTTTTATATTATGCGCCAAGGATTTTTGGAGAAGCAGGTTTAGGGGCTGATGTTGCCTTGTTAAGCAGTATAGGTATTGGGTTCATAAATTTAATTTTCACAATGGTTGGAGTTTTTCTAATAGACAGACTGGGACGCAAAATCTTAATGTATATTGGTTCCATTGGATATATCATTTCGTTGAGCCTTGTTTCTATGGCTTTCTTTTTCCATTGGACAGGAATTTTTGTTCCTATATTCTTGTTTTTATTTATTGCATCGCATGCCATTGGGCAAGGAGCTGTAATCTGGGTGTTTATATCTGAAATTTTTCCAAATCATCTAAGATCATCAGGCCAATCATTTGGCAGTACCACACATTGGGTTTTAGCTGCTATTATTCCTTCTTTAATTCCTTTCCTGTTTTCTACAATTGGTGCAGGAGTTGTGTTTTTGTTTTTTGCTATAATGATGGTTTTTCAACTTGTATTTGTATTTGTCATGATGCCTGAAACCAAAGGAATTTCATTAGAAAAACTAAGTAAGATATTAATTAAAAAATAA
- a CDS encoding glycoside hydrolase family 32 protein → MKNTLMKGIFKSIFFILIMIIINSCSSTIATDEKTVSNEELYRPNFHFTPKKGWMNDPNGMFFYKGLYHLYFQHYPNDNIWGPMHWGHATSTNMITWKEQKIALYPDNLGYIFSGSAVVDVNNTSGFGSLKNPPIVAMFTYHDAVKEKAGATDYQSQAIAYSLDEGMTWTKIKGNPVIKNPGIKDFRDPKMMWDAIHNQWIMILAADVETKIYRSSNLIDWELASAFGKNLGVHGAPWECPDFFPIKVEGATDLKWVLLQSINPGGPNGGSATQYFVGDFDGKTFTLDDSFAQDLKNFEGLWVDYGKDNYAGVTWSNIPDADGRKLFIGWMSNWEYANKVPTKNWRSSTTIPRELKLINTDGHYRIVSLPVKELDKYISKTIKKDLLTIDKETVIVDKSAVDISRLDIRFTVNNLKEDKYDFILSNKENNAIHFGINKKDKCFYIDRRNVSQTKFSDEFAKKISTAPITSDFNSIDVRVIIDKTSIEVFYDNGKTVMTEIYFSDKPMDSFSIAKAGSDFELKNVFINQLNIK, encoded by the coding sequence ATGAAAAATACATTAATGAAAGGAATTTTTAAAAGCATATTTTTTATCCTAATTATGATTATAATAAATAGCTGTAGTTCTACGATAGCAACTGATGAAAAAACAGTATCCAATGAAGAATTATACAGACCAAATTTTCATTTCACACCAAAAAAAGGCTGGATGAATGACCCTAACGGGATGTTTTTTTATAAAGGTTTATATCATTTATATTTTCAGCATTATCCAAATGATAATATCTGGGGACCTATGCATTGGGGCCATGCAACAAGTACCAACATGATTACTTGGAAGGAACAAAAAATTGCACTTTATCCAGATAACCTGGGTTATATTTTTTCAGGAAGTGCTGTGGTAGATGTTAATAATACTTCGGGATTTGGCAGTCTGAAGAATCCGCCAATAGTAGCCATGTTTACTTATCATGATGCTGTCAAAGAAAAAGCGGGTGCAACAGATTATCAGTCTCAGGCGATTGCATATTCGTTAGATGAAGGAATGACTTGGACAAAGATTAAAGGGAATCCCGTAATAAAAAACCCTGGTATTAAAGATTTTAGGGACCCAAAAATGATGTGGGATGCTATTCATAATCAATGGATCATGATTCTAGCGGCCGATGTGGAAACTAAAATATATCGTTCTTCAAATTTAATTGATTGGGAATTGGCTTCAGCATTTGGAAAGAATTTAGGAGTACATGGAGCTCCTTGGGAATGCCCAGATTTTTTTCCTATCAAAGTTGAAGGGGCAACAGATTTGAAATGGGTGCTTTTACAAAGTATTAATCCCGGTGGTCCAAATGGAGGATCAGCAACGCAATACTTTGTTGGTGACTTTGACGGAAAAACATTCACACTAGATGATTCGTTTGCTCAAGATTTAAAGAATTTTGAAGGATTGTGGGTTGATTATGGCAAGGATAATTATGCTGGAGTTACTTGGTCTAATATTCCCGATGCTGATGGGCGTAAATTATTTATAGGCTGGATGTCAAATTGGGAATATGCAAATAAAGTTCCAACAAAAAATTGGAGAAGCAGTACTACTATTCCCAGAGAATTGAAACTTATAAATACCGATGGTCATTATCGAATTGTTTCGCTTCCAGTAAAGGAATTGGATAAATATATCTCAAAGACTATTAAAAAAGATCTTCTTACTATAGATAAAGAAACTGTGATAGTTGACAAATCTGCTGTAGATATCTCAAGATTAGATATTCGTTTTACGGTGAATAACTTGAAAGAGGATAAGTATGATTTTATCCTGTCTAATAAAGAAAATAATGCTATTCATTTTGGAATAAACAAAAAAGACAAATGTTTTTATATTGACAGAAGGAATGTGAGTCAAACAAAATTTTCAGATGAATTTGCAAAGAAAATTTCAACAGCTCCAATTACTTCAGATTTTAATTCTATTGATGTAAGGGTAATTATTGATAAAACCTCAATCGAAGTGTTTTATGATAACGGAAAAACGGTTATGACTGAAATTTATTTTTCGGATAAACCAATGGATTCGTTTTCAATAGCTAAAGCAGGATCTGATTTTGAACTTAAAAATGTATTTATAAACCAATTAAATATTAAATAA